The following are from one region of the Thermoproteus uzoniensis 768-20 genome:
- a CDS encoding SagB/ThcOx family dehydrogenase encodes MNRRNILMLVLLSPLYRLIASLVVAAGALGALSLTAAGVRKGGGAGKAAVGEIFLPIPSLSGAMSVEEALSRRRSVRKYLKSPITLSELSQILWAAYGISETKWGLRTAPSAGAIYPLNVYVVVGEGGVLGDGGALGAGVYRYLPHRHSIILLKGGDVRRGLYEAALRQIWVLEAPVSLVVTAQYEKTARVYGERGRVRYVHMDLGHLGQNVYLQATALGLGTVAVGAFDDDGVREVLGLPDGETPLYIMPVGRVARLYRISREELAEYYSRNRSIPLAP; translated from the coding sequence GTGAACAGGAGAAATATCTTGATGCTGGTGCTGTTAAGCCCGTTGTATAGGCTGATAGCCTCCCTCGTAGTAGCCGCTGGGGCTCTAGGCGCCTTGTCGCTAACTGCGGCGGGGGTCCGGAAGGGCGGAGGCGCCGGCAAGGCGGCTGTCGGCGAGATCTTCCTGCCGATCCCCAGCCTGAGCGGGGCCATGTCGGTCGAGGAGGCCTTGTCGAGGAGGAGGTCGGTGAGGAAGTATCTGAAAAGCCCCATAACTCTGTCGGAGCTGTCCCAGATCTTGTGGGCCGCCTACGGCATATCTGAGACCAAATGGGGCTTGAGGACCGCGCCCAGCGCAGGCGCCATATATCCGCTGAACGTCTACGTCGTCGTCGGCGAGGGAGGAGTATTGGGGGACGGAGGCGCGCTCGGGGCGGGCGTGTACAGATATCTGCCGCACAGACACTCGATAATCCTCCTCAAAGGCGGGGATGTGAGGAGGGGGCTGTACGAGGCGGCCCTGCGCCAGATCTGGGTCCTCGAGGCCCCCGTCTCCTTGGTCGTGACGGCCCAATACGAGAAGACGGCGAGGGTGTACGGCGAGAGGGGCCGGGTGAGGTACGTGCACATGGATCTCGGCCATCTGGGCCAGAACGTCTACCTCCAGGCCACGGCTCTGGGGCTGGGGACCGTGGCGGTGGGGGCTTTCGACGACGACGGGGTGAGGGAGGTTCTGGGGCTCCCCGACGGGGAGACCCCGCTGTATATAATGCCTGTGGGGAGAGTCGCGAGGCTGTACCGGATCAGCCGGGAGGAGCTCGCCGAGTACTACTCAAGGAACAGATCTATCCCCCTCGCCCCATAG
- a CDS encoding ArsA family ATPase has product MKALLDTKTKYFFFGGKGGVGKTVVSAAVALYYAERGERTLLASFNPVHSLSSLFGQNLSGGAIKPVAGVDNLYAVEVEIGDVVEKYKERVASLLREIFKWAELPVDTRPLVEIATTNPSFHEAAAFDKMMDVVLNEGRNYSRIIFDMAAVANAVRLIGLSKLYGLWLQRTIKMRQEALSLKYQLSFRKEKVLEEIKKDPVLNDLISLQERYAKVREILRDPQQTRFVFVTIPTVLSISVVKRFIDMVKAYEIPIGGVVVNMVIPPEEMERDKTGFLKSKGEEQARNLALIDQYFGGLVLSRVRLFPEDIVGLDRLRQFVKELVK; this is encoded by the coding sequence ATGAAGGCGCTCCTGGATACAAAGACCAAGTACTTCTTCTTCGGCGGCAAGGGAGGCGTCGGGAAGACGGTGGTCTCGGCGGCGGTGGCGCTCTACTACGCCGAGAGGGGCGAGAGGACCTTGCTGGCCAGCTTCAACCCAGTTCACTCCCTCTCGTCGTTGTTCGGCCAAAACCTGAGCGGGGGCGCTATAAAGCCTGTGGCCGGTGTGGACAACCTCTACGCCGTCGAGGTCGAGATAGGCGACGTCGTCGAGAAGTATAAGGAGAGGGTGGCCTCGTTGCTGAGGGAGATATTCAAGTGGGCGGAGCTCCCGGTGGATACCAGGCCGCTGGTGGAGATAGCGACGACTAACCCGTCCTTCCACGAGGCCGCCGCCTTCGACAAGATGATGGACGTGGTGCTCAACGAAGGGCGGAACTACTCGCGCATAATATTCGATATGGCCGCCGTTGCCAACGCGGTTAGGCTGATAGGCCTCTCCAAGCTCTACGGGCTGTGGCTCCAGAGGACTATAAAGATGAGGCAGGAGGCCCTGTCTCTGAAGTACCAGCTGTCGTTCCGCAAGGAGAAGGTCCTCGAGGAGATAAAGAAGGACCCGGTGTTGAACGACCTCATCTCTCTACAGGAGCGGTACGCCAAGGTCAGGGAGATTCTGAGGGATCCACAACAGACCAGGTTCGTCTTCGTCACGATACCGACCGTTCTGTCCATATCTGTGGTGAAGAGGTTCATCGACATGGTCAAGGCCTACGAGATACCCATAGGCGGGGTCGTGGTCAACATGGTGATACCGCCGGAGGAGATGGAGAGGGATAAGACCGGCTTCCTGAAGTCGAAGGGCGAGGAGCAGGCCAGAAACCTCGCGTTGATAGACCAGTACTTCGGCGGCCTTGTCTTGAGCAGAGTTAGGCTGTTCCCCGAGGACATAGTAGGGCTTGATAGGCTGAGGCAGTTCGTCAAGGAGCTGGTCAAATGA
- a CDS encoding carbon starvation protein A, which produces MGFFDTPAPYILAGLVLYFITYMTYSKYIDRKIWNADPNRPTPAKMYFDGVEYFPVSKYVLFGYQFKSVAALGPIVGPLTAVLFYGWIPALLWVIFGNMFIGWVQDYSAMMMSIRSEGRSMGPITYKLLGGRARTILLVYLIFYLIIITAVFEWVIIDVLNRVPGTFTAVLFVLLGGVLFGQMVFRMRMDVLKATLIALLIVLVGYFTVTFVPAVRNPPTNFLDSPAYLSKFPSIGGAKPETLTWPGTMTVLFWLVILSIIYFVAAVTVMPKFLLPTVYVGYLPSIIALVLVLIAAIATPLTGITIQQTPMKALYVDPLANPQGGPIWPILFVTIACGAISGWHSLISSGLTSKQLEYETDALPVGGGAMMTEGAVALSSIAAIMALAAPPAGAAAYVQGATKLTTSLLHVPPVFMSILYGIFITVMGLITSMLFVRVFRMVMADLFEGSPLGNKYISTLIILVIAGFLAFVGSWTNLWIFFGGTNQLLAGLALLLVAIFLTSQKRPSAYVFVPGIFMAITTLAALAWETYVYGLYAWLNKPIGVQIAAAILYGNWVVSVSNFISAAFGALLLVLGIIMTYYLISGWIKYRKEASAGK; this is translated from the coding sequence ATGGGCTTCTTCGACACGCCGGCCCCCTATATATTGGCAGGGTTGGTACTATATTTTATTACTTATATGACCTACTCCAAATACATAGACCGCAAGATCTGGAACGCCGACCCCAACAGGCCGACCCCGGCCAAGATGTACTTCGACGGCGTCGAGTACTTCCCCGTCTCTAAATACGTGCTGTTCGGATACCAGTTCAAGTCCGTGGCGGCGCTCGGCCCAATAGTGGGCCCGCTTACGGCTGTGCTCTTCTACGGCTGGATCCCGGCGTTGCTCTGGGTCATCTTCGGCAATATGTTCATCGGCTGGGTACAAGACTACTCGGCCATGATGATGTCTATCAGAAGCGAGGGGCGGTCGATGGGCCCCATAACGTACAAGCTGTTGGGCGGAAGGGCCAGGACCATACTCCTGGTGTATCTAATATTCTACTTGATAATAATCACCGCCGTGTTCGAGTGGGTGATCATCGACGTCTTGAACAGAGTCCCCGGCACCTTCACTGCGGTGTTGTTCGTCTTGCTTGGCGGCGTCCTCTTCGGGCAGATGGTCTTCAGGATGAGGATGGACGTGTTGAAGGCGACCTTAATAGCCTTGTTGATAGTCCTCGTCGGGTACTTCACCGTGACCTTTGTGCCGGCGGTGCGCAACCCGCCCACCAACTTCCTGGACAGCCCGGCCTACCTCTCCAAGTTCCCATCTATAGGCGGAGCGAAGCCCGAGACCCTCACTTGGCCGGGCACCATGACGGTGCTCTTCTGGCTCGTAATCCTGTCGATAATATACTTCGTGGCGGCCGTCACTGTAATGCCCAAGTTCCTACTGCCCACAGTCTACGTCGGGTACCTCCCGTCTATAATAGCGCTGGTCCTGGTCCTAATAGCCGCAATAGCCACGCCGCTCACGGGCATAACGATACAGCAGACCCCCATGAAGGCCCTCTACGTAGATCCGCTAGCCAATCCGCAGGGAGGCCCCATATGGCCGATACTCTTCGTAACGATAGCTTGCGGCGCGATATCGGGCTGGCACAGCTTAATCTCCTCGGGCCTCACCTCGAAGCAACTTGAGTACGAGACCGACGCGCTTCCGGTCGGCGGCGGCGCTATGATGACTGAGGGCGCGGTGGCCCTCTCCTCCATAGCTGCCATAATGGCTCTTGCGGCTCCGCCGGCCGGCGCGGCGGCTTACGTCCAGGGCGCCACGAAGCTGACCACAAGCCTATTGCACGTGCCGCCGGTCTTTATGAGCATACTATACGGCATCTTCATCACCGTCATGGGCCTAATTACGTCCATGCTCTTCGTGAGGGTGTTCAGAATGGTTATGGCGGACCTCTTCGAGGGCTCTCCTCTCGGCAACAAGTACATCTCGACGTTGATAATACTCGTGATCGCCGGTTTCTTGGCCTTCGTAGGCTCTTGGACAAACCTTTGGATATTCTTCGGAGGCACCAACCAGCTGTTGGCAGGGCTCGCGCTCTTGCTGGTGGCCATATTCTTGACGAGCCAGAAAAGGCCCTCTGCGTACGTCTTCGTGCCCGGCATCTTCATGGCGATAACGACCCTCGCCGCACTCGCCTGGGAGACGTACGTCTACGGCCTCTACGCCTGGCTCAACAAGCCAATAGGGGTCCAGATAGCGGCCGCCATACTTTACGGCAACTGGGTGGTGAGCGTCTCCAACTTCATCTCGGCGGCCTTCGGCGCGTTGCTCTTGGTCCTCGGAATTATAATGACATACTACTTAATTTCAGGTTGGATTAAATATAGGAAAGAGGCGTCTGCCGGCAAATAG
- a CDS encoding methyltransferase domain-containing protein, which yields MADLFSEDERVLALQRKLSPLGSAKDVVDVSVGYALRWWTDHMRGKGGRRADVLFKILLASGRVDAKGNPRGSVKIPALSSPLGVQYVEFHEAVTRSLERLDEVADLLRISAVTSQWYRLFIDAYVDVLGKAVAGKLLAPYIGEVFPAVEGLIGLGVYVYSYDKSREAAEDAAEAGLPYVEIAPDGCYAVRAVYDAVALVDGLHWSSNPYKELRCLADRLKPGGKLVVGNVDASSLPSIAAVFLWSGAANFFTSGSIEDLLSSAGFTRARLYLKTPYYLAVWEKA from the coding sequence GTGGCCGATCTATTCTCGGAGGACGAGAGAGTCCTCGCACTACAACGGAAGCTGTCCCCGTTAGGCTCCGCGAAAGACGTGGTGGACGTGAGCGTCGGATACGCGTTGAGGTGGTGGACAGACCATATGAGGGGGAAGGGGGGCAGACGCGCCGATGTGCTTTTCAAGATCCTGCTGGCAAGCGGGCGCGTAGACGCCAAGGGGAATCCGCGGGGGAGCGTGAAGATACCTGCGCTGAGCTCCCCCCTCGGGGTCCAGTACGTCGAGTTCCACGAGGCCGTGACGAGGTCGCTGGAGAGGCTCGACGAGGTCGCAGATCTCTTGAGGATCTCCGCGGTCACGTCCCAGTGGTACCGCCTCTTCATCGACGCCTACGTAGACGTGTTGGGCAAGGCAGTAGCCGGCAAGTTGCTTGCGCCGTATATAGGCGAGGTGTTCCCGGCAGTCGAGGGGCTGATCGGCTTGGGCGTATACGTATACAGCTACGACAAGAGCAGGGAGGCGGCGGAGGACGCCGCCGAGGCGGGCCTCCCCTACGTCGAGATAGCGCCGGACGGCTGCTACGCCGTCAGGGCGGTCTACGACGCTGTCGCGTTGGTGGACGGCCTCCACTGGTCCTCCAACCCCTACAAGGAGTTGAGGTGTCTTGCCGACAGGCTCAAGCCCGGCGGCAAGCTGGTCGTGGGCAACGTCGACGCGTCTTCGTTGCCCTCCATAGCCGCGGTGTTTCTGTGGAGCGGCGCCGCCAATTTCTTCACGTCGGGCTCGATCGAGGATCTGCTGTCGTCGGCCGGCTTCACGCGGGCGAGGCTCTATCTGAAGACGCCGTACTACCTCGCCGTGTGGGAGAAGGCCTAG
- a CDS encoding DUF402 domain-containing protein, producing MFKARIRGIFATALTKLALDWGFSIVQPTEAIAERFGLAPDLSPPDVTVKDHESRSGVVVLGRCDAADALVGRLREELDPFVAKAKDGVKEVFVGVPYEEGGRRYVKTPGGGVAEIPGRYVVYPSPRLFTVLRPPIGPRRGVAVPELFVAGRYLELDTVGGVKYSRFIGPEDRLRLGILADGKLRRLAQGLGVRFKSSARFASEDALLEEARALYEELVRLSSGSWREGEVVRQGDCLYVVLFDSEAKRRLDEARSSVAPTIRGHHALRAQGLGKCLDLLDYAGADVYERAAEYLARGDVAILHVKPWGDVIAMRGKSLGFKNGVLVVRRELRPGGVLDGIGVRIERGFYALTCVAPGSTYVVHSYYDASGKLVGSYININSPAEIGRRVIYVDLLVDKAVSAEGERVLDLEEAAAYSEYFPRRYRNPERLIPEGKLVCTEDGIGREAPDRS from the coding sequence GTGTTCAAGGCGAGGATAAGGGGGATCTTCGCCACCGCGTTGACGAAGCTGGCGCTGGACTGGGGGTTCTCCATAGTACAGCCCACGGAGGCCATAGCGGAGAGGTTCGGGCTGGCGCCTGATCTAAGCCCTCCCGACGTGACCGTCAAGGACCACGAGAGCAGGTCGGGCGTCGTCGTGTTGGGCCGTTGCGATGCGGCCGACGCCCTCGTCGGCCGGTTGAGGGAGGAGCTGGACCCCTTCGTGGCCAAGGCCAAAGACGGCGTCAAGGAGGTATTCGTCGGGGTTCCCTACGAGGAGGGGGGCAGGCGCTACGTCAAGACGCCGGGCGGCGGGGTGGCCGAGATACCGGGCAGATATGTGGTGTACCCCTCGCCGAGGCTTTTCACGGTCTTGAGGCCGCCCATAGGGCCTAGGCGAGGCGTGGCCGTGCCGGAGCTCTTTGTGGCCGGCCGCTACCTCGAGCTGGACACCGTAGGCGGGGTCAAGTACAGCCGGTTCATAGGCCCCGAGGACAGGCTGAGGCTCGGCATTTTGGCAGACGGCAAGCTGAGGCGGCTCGCGCAAGGCCTCGGCGTGAGGTTCAAGTCGTCGGCGCGTTTCGCCAGCGAGGACGCCCTCCTGGAGGAGGCCAGAGCCCTCTACGAGGAGCTCGTGAGGCTGTCTTCGGGGAGCTGGAGGGAGGGGGAGGTCGTGAGGCAGGGCGACTGCCTCTACGTCGTGTTGTTCGACTCAGAGGCCAAGAGGCGGCTCGACGAGGCCAGGTCGTCGGTCGCGCCGACTATTAGAGGCCACCACGCCTTGAGGGCTCAGGGGCTGGGGAAGTGCCTCGACCTGCTGGACTACGCCGGCGCCGACGTGTACGAGCGGGCCGCCGAGTATCTGGCGAGGGGCGACGTCGCGATACTCCACGTGAAGCCTTGGGGCGACGTGATAGCCATGCGCGGCAAGTCGCTCGGCTTCAAGAACGGCGTTTTGGTCGTGCGGAGGGAGTTGAGGCCCGGCGGCGTGTTGGACGGGATAGGGGTCAGGATAGAGAGGGGGTTCTACGCCTTGACTTGCGTTGCGCCCGGCTCGACCTACGTGGTCCACAGCTACTACGACGCGTCTGGGAAGCTCGTCGGCTCCTACATAAACATAAACAGCCCGGCCGAGATAGGCCGTAGGGTGATCTACGTGGATCTGCTCGTGGACAAGGCCGTATCCGCAGAAGGCGAGCGGGTCCTAGACCTCGAGGAGGCCGCGGCGTACTCCGAGTACTTCCCCCGCCGATACAGAAACCCCGAGAGGCTGATCCCAGAGGGCAAGCTCGTCTGCACGGAGGACGGGATAGGGCGGGAGGCCCCCGACCGTAGTTGA
- the surE gene encoding 5'/3'-nucleotidase SurE, which produces MKIVVTNDDGPHTPVLEPLVKALEERGHAVVVVVPERQRSATGLARTYHKPLRARKVGGYYLVNGFPTDAVFLALNLIAPDAELVVSGVNIGENIGFESTYGSGTVAAAIQAGVLGRAGLAVSMEPGADLGKALSLLSAFVEALDGYRRDGLLAVSVNVPEGWSGKLASPRSLAVGLYAERLYKFVDPRGEEFYWRWGPRREEFPRDTDAYAFYAERAATAVGICADGVCQVEDLVRRTAEVMNGGR; this is translated from the coding sequence GTGAAGATAGTAGTCACGAACGACGACGGTCCGCACACCCCGGTCCTCGAGCCTCTGGTGAAGGCCCTCGAGGAGAGAGGCCACGCTGTAGTAGTGGTGGTGCCCGAGAGGCAGAGGAGCGCCACAGGCCTCGCGAGGACCTACCACAAGCCGCTGAGGGCTAGGAAGGTCGGCGGATATTACTTGGTCAACGGGTTCCCCACAGACGCTGTGTTCCTGGCGCTGAACCTCATAGCGCCCGACGCCGAGCTGGTCGTGAGCGGCGTCAACATAGGCGAGAACATAGGCTTCGAGTCGACCTACGGGAGCGGGACGGTCGCCGCGGCGATCCAGGCGGGGGTTCTCGGCCGCGCGGGCCTCGCCGTGTCTATGGAGCCGGGCGCGGATCTAGGCAAGGCCTTGTCTCTGCTCTCGGCGTTTGTGGAGGCGCTGGACGGATACCGCCGCGACGGCTTGCTTGCCGTCTCCGTCAACGTGCCGGAGGGCTGGAGCGGGAAGCTGGCCAGCCCGCGGTCGCTGGCCGTGGGCCTCTACGCCGAGAGGCTCTACAAGTTCGTGGACCCCAGAGGGGAGGAGTTCTACTGGCGTTGGGGCCCCAGGAGGGAGGAGTTCCCCAGAGATACGGACGCCTACGCCTTCTACGCCGAGAGGGCGGCCACGGCCGTGGGCATATGCGCCGACGGCGTCTGCCAAGTCGAGGATCTGGTCAGGCGGACGGCGGAGGTCATGAACGGCGGCCGTTAG
- a CDS encoding ArsA family ATPase: MIGLKGLLERKPRLKVLIYAGKGGLGKTTLSAATSLLLSQNKKVLVFSTDPQASLSDVFERDVFGKGEVKIAENLYVLEIDADKRINEYVASIKKKIIDMYRLDKLPPDLEEYIDSAAAEPAMYESAVYDAMVDVVAEGKYDYYIFDMPPFGHGIRMIAMADVLSQWVEKITELRKQAYEYGRVAASLKRAKLTYEDEILKELQYIRDRIVAFRNIITDRETAALMVVVTPERMSILDTEKAIEMFSSLGLEVTGIVVNQVYPPELAKNPDTPEYIRNRVEEQRKYMDEIRKKFGDLVVSVVPMLNREPKGLEALSLVARELWSPSRSIEEYV; this comes from the coding sequence ATGATAGGCCTCAAGGGGCTCCTCGAGAGGAAGCCGAGGCTCAAAGTCCTAATCTACGCCGGCAAGGGAGGCCTCGGCAAGACGACGCTCAGCGCCGCGACGTCCCTGTTGCTGTCCCAGAACAAGAAGGTGCTCGTCTTCAGCACAGACCCCCAGGCCTCGCTCAGCGACGTGTTCGAGCGGGACGTCTTCGGCAAGGGCGAGGTGAAGATAGCCGAAAACCTCTACGTCCTCGAGATAGACGCGGACAAGAGGATAAACGAGTACGTGGCCTCTATAAAGAAGAAGATAATAGACATGTATAGGCTGGATAAGCTTCCGCCCGACCTGGAGGAGTACATAGACAGCGCCGCGGCCGAGCCGGCCATGTACGAGAGCGCCGTCTACGACGCCATGGTGGACGTCGTCGCCGAGGGCAAATACGACTACTACATCTTCGACATGCCCCCCTTTGGACACGGGATTAGGATGATAGCCATGGCCGACGTGTTGAGCCAGTGGGTCGAGAAGATAACGGAGCTGAGGAAACAGGCGTACGAGTACGGCAGAGTCGCCGCCTCGCTGAAGCGGGCCAAGCTGACATACGAGGACGAGATCCTCAAGGAGCTCCAGTACATTAGGGACAGGATAGTGGCCTTCCGCAACATAATAACGGATAGGGAGACGGCCGCGTTGATGGTCGTCGTCACGCCCGAGAGGATGAGCATACTGGACACCGAGAAGGCCATCGAGATGTTCTCCTCTCTGGGGCTCGAGGTGACGGGCATTGTGGTGAACCAGGTCTATCCGCCGGAGCTCGCCAAGAACCCCGACACGCCCGAGTACATAAGGAACAGGGTGGAGGAGCAGAGGAAGTACATGGACGAGATAAGGAAGAAGTTCGGCGACTTGGTCGTGTCGGTTGTGCCTATGCTGAACAGAGAGCCCAAGGGGCTTGAGGCGCTGTCGTTGGTCGCCAGGGAGCTGTGGTCGCCGAGCAGATCCATCGAGGAGTACGTATGA
- a CDS encoding MFS transporter, whose product MSWLRGNVGVMIISWFLFAISSALTFPYLSMYMHLLGASDVDIGVATALGSLANMLAVLPGGVLTDVIGRRRSIIIGTWGITATQFLYAAVTDWRMFVAVYVVDSAMHFYQPALTAILLDSLPPERRGGGMMLTAILPQVPWLFLPPVGGYLLDVMGPAGMRISFLISGAVSAAVALFRMRALRETVPVREIPPRDVPKMVAQSLAFWKGLGALDGLVIYVLVLGLIVNAAAVPLQRFGVLYATEVLGLDNAAWGAIQSAATGIAMAFGLVMTPVIDRAPRATAMFSGLMLTAAGFMTAGLWRHKVAVALAALTSGVGSEMVVAVRRAVIGDRVAQTSRGRAMGASLALEYLGSVVGGLVGGYLYSISPNLSFLLSALAVFASSLYLAPYFLRDLGLWGEGDRSVP is encoded by the coding sequence ATGAGCTGGCTGAGGGGAAACGTCGGCGTCATGATAATCTCCTGGTTCCTGTTCGCCATATCGTCGGCTCTGACGTTCCCCTACCTCTCGATGTATATGCATCTGCTGGGCGCCTCCGACGTGGATATAGGCGTGGCGACGGCCCTCGGCTCGTTGGCCAACATGCTCGCGGTGTTGCCCGGCGGCGTCTTGACCGACGTCATAGGCAGGCGCAGGTCCATAATAATAGGCACTTGGGGGATAACGGCCACGCAGTTTCTGTACGCCGCAGTGACGGACTGGCGCATGTTCGTCGCGGTTTACGTGGTCGACTCGGCCATGCACTTCTACCAGCCGGCGCTGACGGCCATACTCTTGGACTCGCTCCCTCCCGAGCGGAGGGGCGGCGGCATGATGCTGACCGCCATATTGCCCCAAGTGCCGTGGCTCTTCCTGCCGCCAGTGGGGGGATATCTGCTTGACGTTATGGGGCCCGCCGGCATGAGGATATCGTTCCTAATCTCCGGCGCCGTGTCGGCCGCGGTGGCCCTCTTCAGGATGAGGGCCTTGAGGGAGACCGTGCCCGTGCGCGAGATCCCCCCGAGGGACGTGCCCAAGATGGTCGCCCAGTCGCTCGCCTTCTGGAAGGGCTTGGGGGCTCTGGACGGGCTCGTGATATACGTGCTCGTGCTCGGGCTTATAGTCAACGCGGCGGCGGTGCCTCTGCAGAGGTTCGGCGTCCTCTACGCGACGGAGGTGCTCGGCCTCGACAACGCCGCCTGGGGGGCTATCCAGAGCGCCGCGACGGGCATAGCCATGGCCTTCGGCCTAGTGATGACGCCAGTCATAGACAGAGCTCCTAGAGCCACCGCCATGTTCTCTGGGCTCATGCTCACCGCGGCCGGCTTCATGACGGCGGGTTTGTGGAGGCACAAAGTCGCCGTGGCTCTCGCCGCCCTCACCTCGGGGGTCGGCTCCGAGATGGTGGTCGCCGTGAGGCGCGCCGTTATAGGGGACAGAGTCGCGCAGACGAGCAGAGGAAGGGCCATGGGCGCCTCTCTGGCCTTGGAATATCTAGGCTCCGTGGTGGGCGGCCTCGTGGGCGGATATCTGTACTCGATTTCGCCTAATTTGTCCTTCCTCCTCTCGGCCCTCGCAGTCTTCGCGTCCTCTCTCTACCTCGCGCCGTATTTCCTAAGGGATCTGGGCCTATGGGGCGAGGGGGATAGATCTGTTCCTTGA
- a CDS encoding SDR family oxidoreductase: protein MGVAIVTGSGRGIGRAVAVRLARDGYKVIVNAKRGREEAEETLRLVRQAGGDGAVVVADVATREGCRRLVGEALGLFGGLDVLVNNAGLGLYSRFLDADEKLVEKQIEVTFKSVVYCSQEAARAMRDGGVIVNVASIAGIAPFYGLSIYSAMKAAVINLTKALAVELAPKIRVNAVAPGVVRTKMGDSLLALLGLDEAEYAKRYTLLGRLVSPEDVAEAVVALIKIPTITGQTLVVDSGESLKHGSAL, encoded by the coding sequence ATGGGAGTTGCCATAGTCACGGGATCCGGCCGCGGCATAGGGAGGGCGGTAGCGGTCAGGCTGGCGCGCGACGGGTACAAGGTTATCGTTAACGCCAAGCGGGGGAGGGAGGAGGCCGAGGAGACCTTGAGGCTGGTGAGGCAGGCGGGGGGCGACGGCGCCGTTGTCGTGGCCGACGTGGCGACGCGCGAGGGGTGTAGGCGGCTCGTCGGCGAGGCGTTGGGCCTCTTCGGCGGGCTCGACGTGTTGGTCAACAACGCCGGCCTCGGCCTCTACTCGCGCTTCCTCGACGCCGACGAGAAGCTCGTGGAGAAGCAGATAGAGGTCACCTTCAAGTCCGTGGTCTACTGCTCGCAGGAGGCGGCGAGGGCTATGCGGGACGGCGGCGTCATAGTGAACGTGGCCTCGATCGCCGGCATTGCGCCTTTCTACGGGCTGTCCATATACAGCGCCATGAAGGCCGCGGTGATAAATCTGACTAAGGCGCTCGCCGTAGAGCTCGCGCCCAAGATACGCGTCAACGCGGTGGCTCCAGGCGTGGTGAGGACAAAGATGGGGGACAGCCTCCTGGCCCTCCTAGGCCTCGACGAGGCGGAATACGCCAAGAGGTACACCCTGCTGGGGCGCCTCGTCTCGCCCGAGGACGTGGCTGAGGCCGTGGTCGCCCTGATTAAGATACCGACTATAACCGGCCAGACGCTGGTCGTGGACTCCGGCGAGTCCTTAAAACACGGCTCGGCCCTCTAG
- a CDS encoding fucose isomerase has product MEVFLAVAASRDVAEDVRRSYYEDFKTQLAGLGLSLRPDSDVAIIVVVTGGAENEILASARQYNVILAWPHYNSLPSALEASAALRDSGRYAKVITMSGPDQRLDERVVRALRLIDLIKSGTPRFGLVGAPNPWLVSSNMTLVTVDQIPLEESLSGLDARSGLEDARRLAAGASSSEFSDVQLAPMAAYAKRLAELAKKRGWDGLTLGCWCFDREAVRRLGWTPCISLALLNQMGVPAACEGDLRALYSMYVLSRLSGGPAWMGNVNVAEGDLLVLTHDGAPPMMAEEYSIVGRMLTKAPAAIRAKFPSGAAATLLRVSADLKKALLLKAVTVEADRVEACNSQVGFKLLAGSAKDIYEAGLGNHLAFVLDDVYEEAKEYLTHIGARVVP; this is encoded by the coding sequence GTGGAGGTATTCCTAGCCGTGGCCGCCTCCCGCGACGTGGCCGAAGACGTCAGGAGGTCCTACTACGAGGATTTCAAGACGCAGTTGGCCGGCCTAGGCCTATCGCTGAGGCCCGACTCCGACGTAGCTATAATAGTTGTAGTGACTGGAGGAGCCGAGAACGAGATCTTGGCGTCGGCGAGGCAGTACAACGTGATACTGGCGTGGCCCCACTACAACTCGTTGCCCTCGGCGCTGGAGGCGTCCGCCGCCTTGAGGGACTCGGGGAGGTACGCCAAGGTGATAACGATGTCGGGGCCGGACCAACGGCTCGACGAGAGAGTCGTCAGAGCGTTGAGGCTTATCGACCTCATTAAGTCGGGCACCCCCCGCTTCGGCCTAGTGGGCGCGCCCAACCCCTGGCTGGTCTCCAGCAACATGACGTTGGTGACGGTCGACCAGATCCCCCTAGAGGAGAGCCTCTCGGGGCTCGACGCAAGATCCGGCCTGGAGGACGCCAGGAGGCTCGCGGCCGGCGCCAGCTCCAGCGAGTTCTCCGACGTCCAGCTCGCGCCCATGGCCGCATACGCCAAGAGGCTGGCGGAGCTGGCGAAAAAGAGGGGGTGGGACGGGCTGACCCTCGGCTGTTGGTGTTTCGACAGGGAGGCAGTGCGCAGGCTGGGCTGGACCCCCTGCATCTCGCTGGCTCTTCTGAACCAGATGGGCGTCCCCGCGGCCTGCGAGGGCGATCTGAGGGCGTTGTACTCCATGTATGTGTTGTCGCGCCTCTCGGGCGGGCCTGCCTGGATGGGCAACGTCAACGTGGCCGAGGGCGACCTATTGGTCTTGACCCACGACGGGGCCCCGCCCATGATGGCGGAGGAGTACTCCATCGTGGGGAGGATGCTCACCAAGGCCCCTGCGGCTATAAGGGCCAAGTTCCCGTCGGGAGCCGCGGCCACCTTGTTGAGAGTCTCGGCAGATCTCAAGAAGGCCCTACTGCTCAAAGCCGTCACGGTCGAGGCCGATAGAGTGGAGGCTTGCAACAGCCAAGTGGGCTTCAAGCTCTTGGCGGGCTCGGCCAAGGACATATACGAGGCCGGGCTCGGCAACCACCTCGCCTTCGTCCTCGACGACGTCTACGAAGAGGCTAAAGAATATTTGACACATATAGGGGCTAGGGTAGTGCCGTGA